GCGAAACCCCGCCTTGAGCGTTGAGAGCAGGCGCCCCCGCCTCCTCGTCTTCGGCCGCCTGCCCGAGCCGGGCTACGTCAAGACGCGCCTCCATCCCGAGCTGACCAGGGAGGGGAGCGCCGTCCTGTACGAGGCGTTCCTAGACGACGCCATGAAGCTCGCACCGGACGGAGTCGCCGTGGAGTTGTGGGTCCCCGACCGTCCCGGAGCGATCGAGCGACTGGGCTCGCGGTACCCCGCGGTCCGCGTCCGGCTGCAATCCGGCGGGGCGCTTGGTGACCGGCTCGAGCTGGCGTTTGCCCGCGCGTTTCGAGAGGGCGTCGACCGCGCGGTCGCGCTCGGAAGCGACCATCCAACGCTCCCGGCCGAGTTCGTCGTGCGGGCCTTCGCCGCGCTGGCCGGTAGCCCGCTGGCCCTTGGCCCGAGCCTGGACGGCGGATACTACGCGATCGGACTGCGCCGGTCCGCGTGGCCCCGCGCCCGCGATCTCTTCGTCGGAGCCCCCTGGTCGACGCCGGGGCTGTTCGCCTGGACGCGCGCGCGCGCCGCATCGCTGCGGCTCGATTGCGCGGAGCTGCCGCCCTGGTACGATGTGGACCGTCCGGCGGATCTGTCCCGCATGGCCGACGACTTGATCGAAGGGAGCGCGACGGCCGGAGCCTGGGCCCGGCT
This window of the Candidatus Palauibacter australiensis genome carries:
- a CDS encoding TIGR04282 family arsenosugar biosynthesis glycosyltransferase, giving the protein MSVESRRPRLLVFGRLPEPGYVKTRLHPELTREGSAVLYEAFLDDAMKLAPDGVAVELWVPDRPGAIERLGSRYPAVRVRLQSGGALGDRLELAFARAFREGVDRAVALGSDHPTLPAEFVVRAFAALAGSPLALGPSLDGGYYAIGLRRSAWPRARDLFVGAPWSTPGLFAWTRARAASLRLDCAELPPWYDVDRPADLSRMADDLIEGSATAGAWARLAPPSAGAEG